In Haliaeetus albicilla chromosome 18, bHalAlb1.1, whole genome shotgun sequence, one genomic interval encodes:
- the HOXC12 gene encoding homeobox protein Hox-C12 — protein MGEHNLLNPGFVGPLVNIHTGDTFYFPNFRASGGQLPGLPSLSYPRRDNVCSLPWASSEPCNGYPQPYLSSPVSINPSFGRACDLARVEESKCYYRETCSESTGLKREERGRDSALLPLESSLPNGMGGNFSKYDYPSSEAVPHDPPSCQSLESDSSSSLLNEGNKGTTGEAGGLVSPLNQGSTLGNGGAPWYPMHTRSRKKRKPYSKLQLAELEGEFMVNEFITRQRRRELSDRLNLSDQQVKIWFQNRRMKKKRLLLREQALSFF, from the exons ATGGGCGAGCACAACCTCCTTAATCCCGGCTTTGTGGGACCTCTGGTGAACATCCACACGGGAGACACCTTCTACTTCCCAAATTTCCGTGCCTCCGGAGGGCAGCTGCCCGGGTTGCCGTCCCTCTCCTACCCCCGGCGGGATAACgtctgctccctgccctgggcaTCCTCGGAACCCTGCAACGGGTACCCTCAACCCTACCTGAGCAGCCCCGTCTCCATTAACCCTTCCTTCGGCAGAGCCTGCGACCTCGCCCGggtggaggaaagcaaatgttatTACCGGGAAACCTGCTCCGAAAGCACCGGGCTCAAGCGGGAGGAGAGGGGTAGGGACAGTGCCTTGCTGCCCCTCGAATCCAGCCTCCCCAATGGCATGGGGGGCAATTTCAGCAAATATGACTATCCGAGCAGCGAGGCGGTCCCCCACGACCCTCCGTCCTGCCAGTCCTTGGAGTCAGACTCCAGCTCGTCCTTGCTCAATGAAGGGAATAAAGGCACGACCGGAGAAGCGGGGGGTTTGGTCTCCCCCCTGAACCAAGGCAGCACTTTAGGCAACGGTG GTGCTCCTTGGTACCCGATGCACACACGGTCCCGGAAAAAACGAAAACCCTATTCCAAactgcagctggcagagctggaagggGAGTTTATGGTCAATGAATTCATTACTCGCCAAAGAAGGAGGGAGCTCTCAGACCGATTAAACCTGAGCGACCAGCAGGTGAAGATCTGGTTCCAGAACCGGcgtatgaaaaagaaaagactccTCCTGAGAGAGCAagccctttctttcttttaa